The Pecten maximus chromosome 12, xPecMax1.1, whole genome shotgun sequence genome includes a region encoding these proteins:
- the LOC117339808 gene encoding uncharacterized protein LOC117339808 encodes MELRKGIRNTWGKDMPSNVRIVFLLGNTDEENHKRIREESEKYSDVIQEDFLDKYQNNTYKTIMGFNWGVTWPHYLAGGAYIVSFAVAQKFQIAFPYVKYLGKEDCFLGVVARKLNITLTHNLYFANRASFMNNNNIKQFDMFNLLGFKNPKKMRRLWDMLHVIDTTKTFAH; translated from the exons ATGGAACTACGTAAAGGTATACGCAATACCTGGGGAAAGGACATGCCGTCAAATGTTCGCATTGTTTTCTTACTTGGAAACACCGACGAAGAAAATCATAAACGTATCCGTGAGGAAAGTGAGAAATATTCTGATGTCATACAGGAAGACTTTTTGGATAAATATCAGAATAACACCTACAAAACTATCATGGGATTTAACTGGGGTGTGAC GTGGCCACATTACTTAGCAGGAGGAGCGTATATTGTATCTTTCGCAGTTGCACAGAAGTTCCAAATAGCGTTTCCGTATGTCAAGTATTTAGGAAAAGAAGATTGTTTTTTAGGAGTTGTAGCTAGAAAACTTAATATCACTCTAACTCACAATCTGTACTTTGCAAATAGGGCATCATTCAtgaataataacaatataaaacaatttgatATGTTTAATTTACTTGGCTTTAAGAACCCAAAGAAAATGAGAAGGTTATGGGATATGCTTCACGTTATTGACACGACGAAAACTTTCGCACATTGA